One genomic window of Ziziphus jujuba cultivar Dongzao chromosome 4, ASM3175591v1 includes the following:
- the LOC107433897 gene encoding GBF-interacting protein 1-like isoform X3 has translation MSTSGFRVSIPNSVRKTIQDIKEITVNQSEEEIYAMLKECSMDPNETTQKLLLQDTFHEVKRKRDRRKENLNNRESGEVRWRSGTQGRGGRGGRVSFSPRLTSHDAGGGRSSGPGKENGLNQGAEKDLASLPTSYENKNKERSSVTRSTPIIANGPTNIASGSTSIMHASNISAGSGGPELSLTYASKDNSSSKLNPGDTNKNPIAVGTEDSCEQPAPTPTSSLVVCFSSSDPVLEPSNDSRVPGAVGTIKREVGSHRPPGEPNATIHVENKLSTASEIGSSSAQGKMPNNFQGVGKSQFTEFSQSLSTSTHGGSSISRPSSNYSSRSQQIIGGQKVGSNKEWKPKPTNSTVQGPGTAGASEVPTAAAEATAQSQTVSMVLDSEEATLKLQRKLDELHLPQRQHVILPNHIHVPESERTKLSFGSFGASFGVIMGNDASSQESDKCSTTVSETSQGVEDTVEEQSSSNQNALTNADEGDYSDRPGSPVHVPENLSPADGEISSSAALGHNESKQDAVLPSGGHQYSVVHTSPNYSFGFVPPVLGGQLAPLENPDSQARDVSRHPSFVLQQPFDPSSYYAQFYRSGSDIEGRLSPFPSPGVATKYNGNVTILPPPSSQSPQEGGVLSTAGPTPLVTQPAGLMQSSIAVTQQPVPVFRPPTGLHISHYPPNYFPYGHYFSPFYVPPPAIHQFLGNGAFPQQPQAGSVYPAPPAAAASGVKYSLPQYKPGANTGNSTHIGMASSYGPYGTSLTGSTANEDLGASQFKESNVYISGQQQSEGSAVWVAAPGRDISSLPTSSFYNLPPQGQHMTFTPAQAGHGTFAGMYHPAQAVTAAAIHPLLQQSQTVAGAVDMVGPGGNVYQQPQHAQINWPSNY, from the exons ATGAGTACTAGTGGGTTTAGGGTTTCAATCCCAAACAGTGTGAGAAAAACGATCCAGGACATTAAGGAGATCACAGTAAATCAAAGTGAAGAGGAAATCTATGCAATGCTCAAAGAATGTTCCATGGATCCCAACGAGACAACCCAGAAGCTCCTCCTTCAGG ATACATTCCATGAGGTCAAAAGGAAACGTGACAGAAGAAAAGAG AATCTAAACAACAGAGAGTCTGGAGAGGTGCGGTGGAGATCTGGTACGCAGGGACGGGGGGGTAGGGGTGGTCGGGTGTCTTTTTCACCGCGCCTTACATCCCATG ATGCTGGTGGCGGCAGGAGTTCGGGTCCTGGAAAGGAGAATGGACTCAATCAAGGTGCAGAGAAGGATCTTGCTTCTTTGCCAACCTCTTATGAGAATAAGAATAAAGAAAGAAGTTCTGTTACAAG gTCTACCCCTATCATTGCCAATGGTCCTACCAATATAGCTTCTGGAAGTACTAGTATCATGCATGCCTCCAATATATCAGCAGGAAGTGGTGGTCCTGAGTTAAGTTTGACATATGCCAGCAAAGATAATTCAAGCAGTAAGCTCAATCCAGGTGATACAAACAAGAACCCTATTGCAGTTGGAACTGAGGACTCATGTGAACAGCCTGCACCAACACCAACATCTTCATTAGTGGTCTGTTTCTCATCTTCAGATCCTGTCCTTGAGCCATCTAATGATTCAAGAGTTCCAGGTGCAGTAGGCACGATTAAACGTGAAGTAGGGAGCCATCGCCCTCCTGGTGAGCCAAATGCAACTATCCATGTCGAGAACAAATTATCTACTG CTTCTGAGATTGGTAGCTCGTCTGCACAAGGAAAGATGCCAAACAATTTCCAGGGAGTTGGGAAAAGTCAATTCACTGAGTTTTCACAATCTTTGTCTACATCAACTCATGGTGGTTCTTCAATTAGTCGGCCATCATCAAATTACAGCAGCCGGTCACAGCAAATAATTGGCGGTCAGAAGG TTGGTTCTAATAAGGAGTGGAAACCAAAGCCTACAAATTCTACTGTGCAAGGTCCTGGAACAGCTGGTGCATCTGAGGTTCCAACTGCTGCTGCTGAAGCTACTGCCCAGTCACAGACTGTCTCAATGGTCCTTGATTCTGAAGAAGCAACTTTGAAACTGCAGAGGAAGTTGGATGAATTACATCTTCCACAACGCCAACATGTTATTTTACCAAACCATATCCATGTCCCTGAATCTGAAAGGACCAAGTTGAGCTTTGGAAGCTTTGGTGCTAGTTTTGGGGTAATTATGGGTAATGATGCCAGCAGTCAGGAGAGTGACAAGTGCTCTACAACTGTGTCTGAAACATCTCAGGGTGTTGAAGATACTGTCGAGGAACAGTCCTCAAG CAATCAAAATGCATTGACAAATGCTGATGAGGGTGATTATTCTGATCGTCCGGGATCACCAGTGCATGTACCTGAAAATTTATCACCTGCTGATGGTGAAATATCATCAAGTGCAGCCCTTGGGCATAATGAATCCAAGCAAGATGCTGTGTTGCCATCCGGAGGCCATCAATACTCGGTGGTTCATACTTCTCCAAACTATAGTTTTGGGTTTGTACCTCCAGTCTTAGGAGGTCAGCTTGCACCACTGGAAAACCCTGACTCTCAAGCTCGTGATGTTTCTCGCCATCCAAGCTTTGTG CTACAACAACCCTTTGATCCTTCAAGTTACTATGCACAATTTTACCGCTCGGGTAGTGATATCGAAGGTCGCCTTTCGCCTTTTCCATCTCCTGGTGTTGCCACCAAGTATAATGGGAATGTAACCATATTGCCTCCACCAAGTTCACAGTCTCCACAAGAG GGTGGGGTCCTGTCCACAGCTGGTCCTACTCCACTGGTTACACAACCTGCTGGCCTTATGCAAAGCTCCATAGCCGTAACTCAGCAACCAGTTCCTGTTTTCCGGCCACCGACTGGATTGCATATCTCGCATTACCCTCCAAACTACTTTCCCTATGGCCACTATTTTTCCCCATTCTATGTTCCACCTCCAGCAATTCACCAATTTTTGGGCAATGGTGCATTTCCCCAGCAACCTCAGGCTGGCAGTGTATATCCAGCTCCACCAGCAGCAGCGGCCTCAGGAGTCAAATATTCACTCCCGCAGTACAAGCCAGGGGCTAATACAGGAAACTCAACTCACATCGGGATGGCCAGCAGTTATGGACCATATGGCACCTCCCTAACTGGTT CTACTGCTAATGAGGATCTTGGAGCATCTCAGTTCAAGGAGAGTAATGTTTATATCTCTGGACAACAG CAGAGTGAAGGTTCAGCTGTGTGGGTTGCTGCACCTGGCCGAGACATATCCAGCTTGCCTACAAGTTCTTTCTACAACCTTCCTCCACAGGGTCAACATATGACTTTCACCCCAGCACAGGCTGGCCATGGGACTTTTGCTGGTATGTACCACCCTGCACAAGCTGTAACAGCGGCGGCCATTCACCCACTTTTGCAACAGTCTCAGACTGTGGCTGGGGCTGTTGATATGGTTGGACCTGGGGGCAATGTTTATCAGCAGCCTCAGCATGCACAGATCAACTGGCCGAGTAACTATTGA
- the LOC107433897 gene encoding GBF-interacting protein 1-like isoform X5, producing MSTSGFRVSIPNSVRKTIQDIKEITVNQSEEEIYAMLKECSMDPNETTQKLLLQDTFHEVKRKRDRRKENLNNRESGEVRWRSGTQGRGGRGGRVSFSPRLTSHDAGGGRSSGPGKENGLNQGAEKDLASLPTSYENKNKERSSVTRSTPIIANGPTNIASGSTSIMHASNISAGSGGPELSLTYASKDNSSSKLNPGDTNKNPIAVGTEDSCEQPAPTPTSSLVVCFSSSDPVLEPSNDSRVPGAVGTIKREVGSHRPPASEIGSSSAQGKMPNNFQGVGKSQFTEFSQSLSTSTHGGSSISRPSSNYSSRSQQIIGGQKVGSNKEWKPKPTNSTVQGPGTAGASEVPTAAAEATAQSQTVSMVLDSEEATLKLQRKLDELHLPQRQHVILPNHIHVPESERTKLSFGSFGASFGVIMGNDASSQESDKCSTTVSETSQGVEDTVEEQSSSNQNALTNADEGDYSDRPGSPVHVPENLSPADGEISSSAALGHNESKQDAVLPSGGHQYSVVHTSPNYSFGFVPPVLGGQLAPLENPDSQARDVSRHPSFVLQQPFDPSSYYAQFYRSGSDIEGRLSPFPSPGVATKYNGNVTILPPPSSQSPQEGGVLSTAGPTPLVTQPAGLMQSSIAVTQQPVPVFRPPTGLHISHYPPNYFPYGHYFSPFYVPPPAIHQFLGNGAFPQQPQAGSVYPAPPAAAASGVKYSLPQYKPGANTGNSTHIGMASSYGPYGTSLTGYNPSSAAAPGNSTANEDLGASQFKESNVYISGQQQSEGSAVWVAAPGRDISSLPTSSFYNLPPQGQHMTFTPAQAGHGTFAGMYHPAQAVTAAAIHPLLQQSQTVAGAVDMVGPGGNVYQQPQHAQINWPSNY from the exons ATGAGTACTAGTGGGTTTAGGGTTTCAATCCCAAACAGTGTGAGAAAAACGATCCAGGACATTAAGGAGATCACAGTAAATCAAAGTGAAGAGGAAATCTATGCAATGCTCAAAGAATGTTCCATGGATCCCAACGAGACAACCCAGAAGCTCCTCCTTCAGG ATACATTCCATGAGGTCAAAAGGAAACGTGACAGAAGAAAAGAG AATCTAAACAACAGAGAGTCTGGAGAGGTGCGGTGGAGATCTGGTACGCAGGGACGGGGGGGTAGGGGTGGTCGGGTGTCTTTTTCACCGCGCCTTACATCCCATG ATGCTGGTGGCGGCAGGAGTTCGGGTCCTGGAAAGGAGAATGGACTCAATCAAGGTGCAGAGAAGGATCTTGCTTCTTTGCCAACCTCTTATGAGAATAAGAATAAAGAAAGAAGTTCTGTTACAAG gTCTACCCCTATCATTGCCAATGGTCCTACCAATATAGCTTCTGGAAGTACTAGTATCATGCATGCCTCCAATATATCAGCAGGAAGTGGTGGTCCTGAGTTAAGTTTGACATATGCCAGCAAAGATAATTCAAGCAGTAAGCTCAATCCAGGTGATACAAACAAGAACCCTATTGCAGTTGGAACTGAGGACTCATGTGAACAGCCTGCACCAACACCAACATCTTCATTAGTGGTCTGTTTCTCATCTTCAGATCCTGTCCTTGAGCCATCTAATGATTCAAGAGTTCCAGGTGCAGTAGGCACGATTAAACGTGAAGTAGGGAGCCATCGCCCTCCTG CTTCTGAGATTGGTAGCTCGTCTGCACAAGGAAAGATGCCAAACAATTTCCAGGGAGTTGGGAAAAGTCAATTCACTGAGTTTTCACAATCTTTGTCTACATCAACTCATGGTGGTTCTTCAATTAGTCGGCCATCATCAAATTACAGCAGCCGGTCACAGCAAATAATTGGCGGTCAGAAGG TTGGTTCTAATAAGGAGTGGAAACCAAAGCCTACAAATTCTACTGTGCAAGGTCCTGGAACAGCTGGTGCATCTGAGGTTCCAACTGCTGCTGCTGAAGCTACTGCCCAGTCACAGACTGTCTCAATGGTCCTTGATTCTGAAGAAGCAACTTTGAAACTGCAGAGGAAGTTGGATGAATTACATCTTCCACAACGCCAACATGTTATTTTACCAAACCATATCCATGTCCCTGAATCTGAAAGGACCAAGTTGAGCTTTGGAAGCTTTGGTGCTAGTTTTGGGGTAATTATGGGTAATGATGCCAGCAGTCAGGAGAGTGACAAGTGCTCTACAACTGTGTCTGAAACATCTCAGGGTGTTGAAGATACTGTCGAGGAACAGTCCTCAAG CAATCAAAATGCATTGACAAATGCTGATGAGGGTGATTATTCTGATCGTCCGGGATCACCAGTGCATGTACCTGAAAATTTATCACCTGCTGATGGTGAAATATCATCAAGTGCAGCCCTTGGGCATAATGAATCCAAGCAAGATGCTGTGTTGCCATCCGGAGGCCATCAATACTCGGTGGTTCATACTTCTCCAAACTATAGTTTTGGGTTTGTACCTCCAGTCTTAGGAGGTCAGCTTGCACCACTGGAAAACCCTGACTCTCAAGCTCGTGATGTTTCTCGCCATCCAAGCTTTGTG CTACAACAACCCTTTGATCCTTCAAGTTACTATGCACAATTTTACCGCTCGGGTAGTGATATCGAAGGTCGCCTTTCGCCTTTTCCATCTCCTGGTGTTGCCACCAAGTATAATGGGAATGTAACCATATTGCCTCCACCAAGTTCACAGTCTCCACAAGAG GGTGGGGTCCTGTCCACAGCTGGTCCTACTCCACTGGTTACACAACCTGCTGGCCTTATGCAAAGCTCCATAGCCGTAACTCAGCAACCAGTTCCTGTTTTCCGGCCACCGACTGGATTGCATATCTCGCATTACCCTCCAAACTACTTTCCCTATGGCCACTATTTTTCCCCATTCTATGTTCCACCTCCAGCAATTCACCAATTTTTGGGCAATGGTGCATTTCCCCAGCAACCTCAGGCTGGCAGTGTATATCCAGCTCCACCAGCAGCAGCGGCCTCAGGAGTCAAATATTCACTCCCGCAGTACAAGCCAGGGGCTAATACAGGAAACTCAACTCACATCGGGATGGCCAGCAGTTATGGACCATATGGCACCTCCCTAACTGGTTATAATCCCAGCTCGGCTGCAGCACCTGGAAATTCTACTGCTAATGAGGATCTTGGAGCATCTCAGTTCAAGGAGAGTAATGTTTATATCTCTGGACAACAG CAGAGTGAAGGTTCAGCTGTGTGGGTTGCTGCACCTGGCCGAGACATATCCAGCTTGCCTACAAGTTCTTTCTACAACCTTCCTCCACAGGGTCAACATATGACTTTCACCCCAGCACAGGCTGGCCATGGGACTTTTGCTGGTATGTACCACCCTGCACAAGCTGTAACAGCGGCGGCCATTCACCCACTTTTGCAACAGTCTCAGACTGTGGCTGGGGCTGTTGATATGGTTGGACCTGGGGGCAATGTTTATCAGCAGCCTCAGCATGCACAGATCAACTGGCCGAGTAACTATTGA
- the LOC107433897 gene encoding GBF-interacting protein 1-like isoform X4 encodes MSTSGFRVSIPNSVRKTIQDIKEITVNQSEEEIYAMLKECSMDPNETTQKLLLQDTFHEVKRKRDRRKENLNNRESGEVRWRSGTQGRGGRGGRVSFSPRLTSHDAGGGRSSGPGKENGLNQGAEKDLASLPTSYENKNKERSSVTRSTPIIANGPTNIASGSTSIMHASNISAGSGGPELSLTYASKDNSSSKLNPGDTNKNPIAVGTEDSCEQPAPTPTSSLVVCFSSSDPVLEPSNDSRVPGAVGTIKREVGSHRPPGEPNATIHVENKLSTASEIGSSSAQGKMPNNFQGVGKSQFTEFSQSLSTSTHGGSSISRPSSNYSSRSQQIIGGQKVGSNKEWKPKPTNSTVQGPGTAGASEVPTAAAEATAQSQTVSMVLDSEEATLKLQRKLDELHLPQRQHVILPNHIHVPESERTKLSFGSFGASFGVIMGNDASSQESDKCSTTVSETSQGVEDTVEEQSSSNQNALTNADEGDYSDRPGSPVHVPENLSPADGEISSSAALGHNESKQDAVLPSGGHQYSVVHTSPNYSFGFVPPVLGGQLAPLENPDSQARDVSRHPSFVLQQPFDPSSYYAQFYRSGSDIEGRLSPFPSPGVATKYNGNVTILPPPSSQSPQEGGVLSTAGPTPLVTQPAGLMQSSIAVTQQPVPVFRPPTGLHISHYPPNYFPYGHYFSPFYVPPPAIHQFLGNGAFPQQPQAGSVYPAPPAAAASGVKYSLPQYKPGANTGNSTHIGMASSYGPYGTSLTGSTANEDLGASQFKESNVYISGQQSEGSAVWVAAPGRDISSLPTSSFYNLPPQGQHMTFTPAQAGHGTFAGMYHPAQAVTAAAIHPLLQQSQTVAGAVDMVGPGGNVYQQPQHAQINWPSNY; translated from the exons ATGAGTACTAGTGGGTTTAGGGTTTCAATCCCAAACAGTGTGAGAAAAACGATCCAGGACATTAAGGAGATCACAGTAAATCAAAGTGAAGAGGAAATCTATGCAATGCTCAAAGAATGTTCCATGGATCCCAACGAGACAACCCAGAAGCTCCTCCTTCAGG ATACATTCCATGAGGTCAAAAGGAAACGTGACAGAAGAAAAGAG AATCTAAACAACAGAGAGTCTGGAGAGGTGCGGTGGAGATCTGGTACGCAGGGACGGGGGGGTAGGGGTGGTCGGGTGTCTTTTTCACCGCGCCTTACATCCCATG ATGCTGGTGGCGGCAGGAGTTCGGGTCCTGGAAAGGAGAATGGACTCAATCAAGGTGCAGAGAAGGATCTTGCTTCTTTGCCAACCTCTTATGAGAATAAGAATAAAGAAAGAAGTTCTGTTACAAG gTCTACCCCTATCATTGCCAATGGTCCTACCAATATAGCTTCTGGAAGTACTAGTATCATGCATGCCTCCAATATATCAGCAGGAAGTGGTGGTCCTGAGTTAAGTTTGACATATGCCAGCAAAGATAATTCAAGCAGTAAGCTCAATCCAGGTGATACAAACAAGAACCCTATTGCAGTTGGAACTGAGGACTCATGTGAACAGCCTGCACCAACACCAACATCTTCATTAGTGGTCTGTTTCTCATCTTCAGATCCTGTCCTTGAGCCATCTAATGATTCAAGAGTTCCAGGTGCAGTAGGCACGATTAAACGTGAAGTAGGGAGCCATCGCCCTCCTGGTGAGCCAAATGCAACTATCCATGTCGAGAACAAATTATCTACTG CTTCTGAGATTGGTAGCTCGTCTGCACAAGGAAAGATGCCAAACAATTTCCAGGGAGTTGGGAAAAGTCAATTCACTGAGTTTTCACAATCTTTGTCTACATCAACTCATGGTGGTTCTTCAATTAGTCGGCCATCATCAAATTACAGCAGCCGGTCACAGCAAATAATTGGCGGTCAGAAGG TTGGTTCTAATAAGGAGTGGAAACCAAAGCCTACAAATTCTACTGTGCAAGGTCCTGGAACAGCTGGTGCATCTGAGGTTCCAACTGCTGCTGCTGAAGCTACTGCCCAGTCACAGACTGTCTCAATGGTCCTTGATTCTGAAGAAGCAACTTTGAAACTGCAGAGGAAGTTGGATGAATTACATCTTCCACAACGCCAACATGTTATTTTACCAAACCATATCCATGTCCCTGAATCTGAAAGGACCAAGTTGAGCTTTGGAAGCTTTGGTGCTAGTTTTGGGGTAATTATGGGTAATGATGCCAGCAGTCAGGAGAGTGACAAGTGCTCTACAACTGTGTCTGAAACATCTCAGGGTGTTGAAGATACTGTCGAGGAACAGTCCTCAAG CAATCAAAATGCATTGACAAATGCTGATGAGGGTGATTATTCTGATCGTCCGGGATCACCAGTGCATGTACCTGAAAATTTATCACCTGCTGATGGTGAAATATCATCAAGTGCAGCCCTTGGGCATAATGAATCCAAGCAAGATGCTGTGTTGCCATCCGGAGGCCATCAATACTCGGTGGTTCATACTTCTCCAAACTATAGTTTTGGGTTTGTACCTCCAGTCTTAGGAGGTCAGCTTGCACCACTGGAAAACCCTGACTCTCAAGCTCGTGATGTTTCTCGCCATCCAAGCTTTGTG CTACAACAACCCTTTGATCCTTCAAGTTACTATGCACAATTTTACCGCTCGGGTAGTGATATCGAAGGTCGCCTTTCGCCTTTTCCATCTCCTGGTGTTGCCACCAAGTATAATGGGAATGTAACCATATTGCCTCCACCAAGTTCACAGTCTCCACAAGAG GGTGGGGTCCTGTCCACAGCTGGTCCTACTCCACTGGTTACACAACCTGCTGGCCTTATGCAAAGCTCCATAGCCGTAACTCAGCAACCAGTTCCTGTTTTCCGGCCACCGACTGGATTGCATATCTCGCATTACCCTCCAAACTACTTTCCCTATGGCCACTATTTTTCCCCATTCTATGTTCCACCTCCAGCAATTCACCAATTTTTGGGCAATGGTGCATTTCCCCAGCAACCTCAGGCTGGCAGTGTATATCCAGCTCCACCAGCAGCAGCGGCCTCAGGAGTCAAATATTCACTCCCGCAGTACAAGCCAGGGGCTAATACAGGAAACTCAACTCACATCGGGATGGCCAGCAGTTATGGACCATATGGCACCTCCCTAACTGGTT CTACTGCTAATGAGGATCTTGGAGCATCTCAGTTCAAGGAGAGTAATGTTTATATCTCTGGACAACAG AGTGAAGGTTCAGCTGTGTGGGTTGCTGCACCTGGCCGAGACATATCCAGCTTGCCTACAAGTTCTTTCTACAACCTTCCTCCACAGGGTCAACATATGACTTTCACCCCAGCACAGGCTGGCCATGGGACTTTTGCTGGTATGTACCACCCTGCACAAGCTGTAACAGCGGCGGCCATTCACCCACTTTTGCAACAGTCTCAGACTGTGGCTGGGGCTGTTGATATGGTTGGACCTGGGGGCAATGTTTATCAGCAGCCTCAGCATGCACAGATCAACTGGCCGAGTAACTATTGA
- the LOC107433897 gene encoding GBF-interacting protein 1-like isoform X6, producing MSTSGFRVSIPNSVRKTIQDIKEITVNQSEEEIYAMLKECSMDPNETTQKLLLQDTFHEVKRKRDRRKENLNNRESGEVRWRSGTQGRGGRGGRVSFSPRLTSHDAGGGRSSGPGKENGLNQGAEKDLASLPTSYENKNKERSSVTRSTPIIANGPTNIASGSTSIMHASNISAGSGGPELSLTYASKDNSSSKLNPGDTNKNPIAVGTEDSCEQPAPTPTSSLVVCFSSSDPVLEPSNDSRVPGAVGTIKREVGSHRPPASEIGSSSAQGKMPNNFQGVGKSQFTEFSQSLSTSTHGGSSISRPSSNYSSRSQQIIGGQKVGSNKEWKPKPTNSTVQGPGTAGASEVPTAAAEATAQSQTVSMVLDSEEATLKLQRKLDELHLPQRQHVILPNHIHVPESERTKLSFGSFGASFGVIMGNDASSQESDKCSTTVSETSQGVEDTVEEQSSSNQNALTNADEGDYSDRPGSPVHVPENLSPADGEISSSAALGHNESKQDAVLPSGGHQYSVVHTSPNYSFGFVPPVLGGQLAPLENPDSQARDVSRHPSFVLQQPFDPSSYYAQFYRSGSDIEGRLSPFPSPGVATKYNGNVTILPPPSSQSPQEGGVLSTAGPTPLVTQPAGLMQSSIAVTQQPVPVFRPPTGLHISHYPPNYFPYGHYFSPFYVPPPAIHQFLGNGAFPQQPQAGSVYPAPPAAAASGVKYSLPQYKPGANTGNSTHIGMASSYGPYGTSLTGYNPSSAAAPGNSTANEDLGASQFKESNVYISGQQSEGSAVWVAAPGRDISSLPTSSFYNLPPQGQHMTFTPAQAGHGTFAGMYHPAQAVTAAAIHPLLQQSQTVAGAVDMVGPGGNVYQQPQHAQINWPSNY from the exons ATGAGTACTAGTGGGTTTAGGGTTTCAATCCCAAACAGTGTGAGAAAAACGATCCAGGACATTAAGGAGATCACAGTAAATCAAAGTGAAGAGGAAATCTATGCAATGCTCAAAGAATGTTCCATGGATCCCAACGAGACAACCCAGAAGCTCCTCCTTCAGG ATACATTCCATGAGGTCAAAAGGAAACGTGACAGAAGAAAAGAG AATCTAAACAACAGAGAGTCTGGAGAGGTGCGGTGGAGATCTGGTACGCAGGGACGGGGGGGTAGGGGTGGTCGGGTGTCTTTTTCACCGCGCCTTACATCCCATG ATGCTGGTGGCGGCAGGAGTTCGGGTCCTGGAAAGGAGAATGGACTCAATCAAGGTGCAGAGAAGGATCTTGCTTCTTTGCCAACCTCTTATGAGAATAAGAATAAAGAAAGAAGTTCTGTTACAAG gTCTACCCCTATCATTGCCAATGGTCCTACCAATATAGCTTCTGGAAGTACTAGTATCATGCATGCCTCCAATATATCAGCAGGAAGTGGTGGTCCTGAGTTAAGTTTGACATATGCCAGCAAAGATAATTCAAGCAGTAAGCTCAATCCAGGTGATACAAACAAGAACCCTATTGCAGTTGGAACTGAGGACTCATGTGAACAGCCTGCACCAACACCAACATCTTCATTAGTGGTCTGTTTCTCATCTTCAGATCCTGTCCTTGAGCCATCTAATGATTCAAGAGTTCCAGGTGCAGTAGGCACGATTAAACGTGAAGTAGGGAGCCATCGCCCTCCTG CTTCTGAGATTGGTAGCTCGTCTGCACAAGGAAAGATGCCAAACAATTTCCAGGGAGTTGGGAAAAGTCAATTCACTGAGTTTTCACAATCTTTGTCTACATCAACTCATGGTGGTTCTTCAATTAGTCGGCCATCATCAAATTACAGCAGCCGGTCACAGCAAATAATTGGCGGTCAGAAGG TTGGTTCTAATAAGGAGTGGAAACCAAAGCCTACAAATTCTACTGTGCAAGGTCCTGGAACAGCTGGTGCATCTGAGGTTCCAACTGCTGCTGCTGAAGCTACTGCCCAGTCACAGACTGTCTCAATGGTCCTTGATTCTGAAGAAGCAACTTTGAAACTGCAGAGGAAGTTGGATGAATTACATCTTCCACAACGCCAACATGTTATTTTACCAAACCATATCCATGTCCCTGAATCTGAAAGGACCAAGTTGAGCTTTGGAAGCTTTGGTGCTAGTTTTGGGGTAATTATGGGTAATGATGCCAGCAGTCAGGAGAGTGACAAGTGCTCTACAACTGTGTCTGAAACATCTCAGGGTGTTGAAGATACTGTCGAGGAACAGTCCTCAAG CAATCAAAATGCATTGACAAATGCTGATGAGGGTGATTATTCTGATCGTCCGGGATCACCAGTGCATGTACCTGAAAATTTATCACCTGCTGATGGTGAAATATCATCAAGTGCAGCCCTTGGGCATAATGAATCCAAGCAAGATGCTGTGTTGCCATCCGGAGGCCATCAATACTCGGTGGTTCATACTTCTCCAAACTATAGTTTTGGGTTTGTACCTCCAGTCTTAGGAGGTCAGCTTGCACCACTGGAAAACCCTGACTCTCAAGCTCGTGATGTTTCTCGCCATCCAAGCTTTGTG CTACAACAACCCTTTGATCCTTCAAGTTACTATGCACAATTTTACCGCTCGGGTAGTGATATCGAAGGTCGCCTTTCGCCTTTTCCATCTCCTGGTGTTGCCACCAAGTATAATGGGAATGTAACCATATTGCCTCCACCAAGTTCACAGTCTCCACAAGAG GGTGGGGTCCTGTCCACAGCTGGTCCTACTCCACTGGTTACACAACCTGCTGGCCTTATGCAAAGCTCCATAGCCGTAACTCAGCAACCAGTTCCTGTTTTCCGGCCACCGACTGGATTGCATATCTCGCATTACCCTCCAAACTACTTTCCCTATGGCCACTATTTTTCCCCATTCTATGTTCCACCTCCAGCAATTCACCAATTTTTGGGCAATGGTGCATTTCCCCAGCAACCTCAGGCTGGCAGTGTATATCCAGCTCCACCAGCAGCAGCGGCCTCAGGAGTCAAATATTCACTCCCGCAGTACAAGCCAGGGGCTAATACAGGAAACTCAACTCACATCGGGATGGCCAGCAGTTATGGACCATATGGCACCTCCCTAACTGGTTATAATCCCAGCTCGGCTGCAGCACCTGGAAATTCTACTGCTAATGAGGATCTTGGAGCATCTCAGTTCAAGGAGAGTAATGTTTATATCTCTGGACAACAG AGTGAAGGTTCAGCTGTGTGGGTTGCTGCACCTGGCCGAGACATATCCAGCTTGCCTACAAGTTCTTTCTACAACCTTCCTCCACAGGGTCAACATATGACTTTCACCCCAGCACAGGCTGGCCATGGGACTTTTGCTGGTATGTACCACCCTGCACAAGCTGTAACAGCGGCGGCCATTCACCCACTTTTGCAACAGTCTCAGACTGTGGCTGGGGCTGTTGATATGGTTGGACCTGGGGGCAATGTTTATCAGCAGCCTCAGCATGCACAGATCAACTGGCCGAGTAACTATTGA